Proteins encoded together in one Campylobacter peloridis LMG 23910 window:
- the typA gene encoding translational GTPase TypA, with translation MENIRNIAVIAHVDHGKTTMVDELLKQSGTFSDREQISERVMDSNDIEKERGITILSKNTAINYKGTKINIIDTPGHADFGGEVERVLKMVDGVLLLVDAQEGVMPQTKFVVKKALSLGLKPIVVVNKIDKPAADPERVINEIFDLFVALEANDEQLDFAVVYAAAKNGYAKLNLEDDSDNMEPLFETILERVPAPSGSIDNPLQLQVFTLGYDNFVGKIGIARIFNGKVKKNENVTLAKADGSKVNGRISKLIGFMGLEKMDIDEAYCGDIVAIAGFEALDVGDSVCDPNNILPLDPLHIEEPTLSIVFAVNDGPLAGTEGKHVTSNKIAERLEAEMKTNIAMKYESTGEGKFKVSGRGELQITILAENMRREGFEFCLGRPEVIVKIEDGIKTEPFEHLVIDVPEEFSGAVIEKLGKRKAEMKTMAPTGDGQTRLEFEIPARGLIGFRSQFLTDTKGEGVMNHSFLEFRPFSGSVEKRNNGALISMENGVALGYSLFNLQDRGVLFIEPQTKVYTGMIIGEHSRPNDLDVNPIKGKNLTNVRASGSDDAIKLVPPRKLSLERALEWIEEDELVEVTPQNIRVRKRYLDPTQRKRMEKAKS, from the coding sequence TTGGAAAACATTAGAAATATAGCTGTTATAGCCCATGTTGATCATGGTAAAACTACTATGGTAGATGAACTTTTAAAACAATCAGGAACTTTTAGTGATAGAGAACAAATTTCAGAACGCGTTATGGATAGTAATGATATAGAAAAAGAAAGAGGCATTACTATACTTTCAAAAAATACCGCTATTAATTATAAAGGCACAAAAATAAATATTATAGACACTCCAGGCCACGCTGATTTTGGTGGAGAAGTTGAGCGTGTACTAAAGATGGTAGATGGAGTTTTGCTTTTAGTTGATGCACAAGAAGGTGTTATGCCTCAAACTAAATTTGTTGTAAAAAAAGCTTTATCATTAGGACTTAAGCCTATAGTAGTGGTAAATAAAATAGACAAACCAGCCGCAGATCCAGAACGCGTAATTAATGAAATTTTTGATCTTTTTGTGGCTTTAGAAGCAAATGATGAACAGTTAGATTTTGCTGTAGTATATGCAGCAGCTAAAAATGGCTATGCTAAATTAAATTTAGAAGATGATAGTGATAATATGGAGCCTTTGTTTGAAACTATATTAGAAAGAGTTCCAGCACCAAGTGGAAGTATTGATAATCCTTTGCAACTTCAAGTTTTTACCTTAGGTTATGATAATTTTGTGGGTAAGATAGGAATAGCAAGAATTTTTAATGGTAAAGTAAAGAAAAATGAAAATGTAACTTTAGCAAAAGCTGATGGAAGTAAAGTAAATGGTAGAATTTCAAAACTTATAGGCTTTATGGGCTTAGAAAAAATGGATATAGATGAAGCATATTGTGGTGATATAGTAGCAATAGCAGGTTTTGAAGCTTTAGATGTGGGAGATAGCGTGTGCGATCCAAATAATATCTTGCCACTTGATCCTTTACATATAGAAGAACCTACTTTAAGTATAGTTTTTGCGGTAAATGATGGCCCTTTAGCAGGAACAGAAGGCAAGCATGTAACTTCAAATAAAATAGCAGAACGCTTAGAAGCTGAGATGAAAACAAATATCGCTATGAAGTATGAAAGCACAGGCGAAGGTAAATTCAAAGTAAGCGGAAGAGGCGAACTTCAAATAACCATTTTAGCTGAAAATATGCGTAGAGAAGGTTTTGAATTTTGTTTAGGAAGACCTGAGGTTATAGTAAAAATAGAAGATGGGATTAAGACTGAGCCATTTGAACACTTAGTAATAGATGTTCCTGAAGAATTTAGCGGTGCTGTTATAGAAAAGCTTGGCAAAAGAAAAGCTGAGATGAAGACTATGGCACCAACAGGAGATGGCCAAACAAGATTAGAGTTTGAAATTCCAGCGCGCGGGCTTATAGGCTTTAGATCTCAATTTTTAACAGATACTAAAGGTGAAGGAGTTATGAATCATAGCTTTTTAGAATTTCGTCCATTTAGCGGATCAGTAGAAAAAAGAAACAATGGAGCTTTAATCTCTATGGAAAATGGCGTAGCTTTAGGCTATTCTTTATTTAATTTACAAGATAGAGGAGTATTGTTTATAGAGCCTCAAACTAAAGTTTATACAGGTATGATAATAGGCGAACACTCACGCCCAAATGATCTTGATGTAAATCCTATAAAAGGAAAAAATTTAACCAATGTTAGAGCTAGTGGAAGTGATGATGCTATAAAGCTTGT